ATCCGGAGGTGTCCGAATGGGGAAACCCACCCCTTAGGGGGTATCTTATCCTGAATACATAGGGGTAAGAAGCGAACCGGGAGAACTGAAACATCTAAGTACCCCGAGGAAAAGAAATCAACCGAGATTCCCTAAGTAGTGGCGAGCGAACGGGGACCAGCCCTTAAGTCTGTAATGTGTTAGTGGAAGGCTCTGGAAAGTGCCGCCATAGTGGGTGATAGCCCCGTACACGAAAGTGCATTATAGATGAAATCGAGTAAGGCGGGACACGTGGTATCCTGTCTGAACATGGGGGGACCATCCTCCAAGGCTAAATACTCCTGACTGACCGATAGCGAACTAGTACCGTGAGGGAAAGGCGAAAAGAACCCCGGAGAGGGGAGTGAAATAGACCCTGAAACCGTGCACGTACAAGCAGTGGGAGCCCCTTCGTGGGGTGACTGCGTACCTTTTGTATAATGGGTCAGCGACTTACTATCAGTGGCAAGCTTAACCGAATAGGGGAGGCGTAGGGAAACCGAGTCTTAATAGGGCGTCAAGTCGCTGGTAGTAGACCCGAAACCGGGCGATCTATCCATGGGCAGGTTGAAGGTTAGGTAACACTGACTGGAGGACCGAACCGACTACCGTTGAAAAGTTAGCGGATGACCTGTGGATCGGAGTGAAAGGCTAATCAAGCTCGGAGATAGCTGGTTCTCCCCGAAAGCTATTTAGGTAGCGCCTCGGACGAATACCACTGGGGGTAGAGCACTGTTTCGGCTAGGGGGTCATCCCGACTTACCAACCCGATGCAAACTCCGAATACCAGTGAGTACTATCCGGGAGACACACGGCGGGTGCTAACGTCCGTCGTGAAGAGGGAAACAACCCAGACCGCCAGCTAAGGTCCCCAAGTCCTGGTTAAGTGGGAAACGATGTGGGAAGGCTCAGACAGCTAGGAGGTTGGCTTAGAAGCAGCCACCCTTTAAAGAAAGCGTAATAGCTCACTAGTCGAGTCGGCCTGCGCGGAAGATATAACGGGGCTCAAACCAGGCACCGAAGCTGCGGATTCCTCATTGAGGAGTGGTAGGGGAGCGTTCTGTAAGTCTGCGAAGGTGTGCTGTAAGGCATGCTGGAGATATCAGAAGTGCGAATGCTGACATAAGTAACGATAAAGGAGGTGAAAAGCCTCCTCGCCGGAAGATCAAGGGTTCCTGTCCAACGTTAATCGAGGCAGGGTGAGTCGGCTCCTAAGGCGAGGCCGAAAGGCGTAGTCGATGGGAAACAGGTTAATATTCCTGTACCGCTGTTTACTGCGATGGGGGGACGGAGAAGGCTAGGCCAGCACGGTGATGGTTATCCGTGTTTAAGGTTGTAGGCAGGACGTGTAGGCAAATCCGCACGGCCAATGCTGAGGACTGATGACGAGCTCGCATGAGCGAAGTGGTTGATGCCATGCTTCCAAGAAAAGCCTCTAAGCTTCAGGTAAACAGGACCGTACCCCAAACCGACACAGGTGATCAGGTAGAGAATACCAAGGCGCTTGAGAGAACTCGGGTGAAGGAACTAGGCAAAATGGCACCGTAACTTCGGGAGAAGGTGCGCTGCCGGTGGTGAAGGACTCGCTCCGTAAGCTGCTGGCAGTCGAAGATACCAGGCCGCTGCAACTGTTTATTAAAAACACAGCACTCTGCAAACACGAAAGTGGACGTATAGGGTGTGACGCCTGCCCGGTGCCGGAAGGTTAATTGATGGGGTTAGCGCAAGCGAAGCTCTTGATCGAAGCCCCGGTAAACGGCGGCCGTAACTATAACGGTCCTAAGGTAGCGAAATTCCTTGTCGGGTAAGTTCCGACCTGCACGAATGGCGTAATGATGGCGGCACTGTCTCCACCCGAGACTCAGTGAAATTGAACTCGCTGTGAAGATGCAGCGTATCCGCGGCTAGACGGAAAGACCCCGTGAACCTTTACTGTAGCTTCACACTGGACTTTGATGTTGTTTGTGTAGGATAGGTGGGAGGCTTAGAAGCAGAGACGCCAGTTTCTGTGGAGCCAACCTTGAAATACCACCCTGACACCATTGAGGTTCTAACTCAGGCCCGTGATCCGGGTCGAGGACAGTGTGTGGTGGGCAGTTTGACTGGGGCGGTCTCCTCCCAAAGAGTAACGGAGGAGCGCGAAGGTACCCTCAGGCTGGTCGGAAATCAGCCAATGAGTGCAAGCGTAGAAGGGTGCTTAACTGCGAGACGGACAGGTCGAGCAGGTACGAAAGTAGGTGCTAGTGATCCGGTGGTTCTGAATGGAAGGGCCATCGCTCAACGGATAAAAGGTACTCCGGGGATAACAGGCTGATACCGCCCAAGAGTTCACATCGACGGCGGTGTTTGGCACCTCGATGTCGGCTCATCACATCCTGGGGCTGAAGCCGGTCCCAAGGGTATGGCTGTTCGCCATTTAAAGTGGTACGCGAGCTGGGTTTAGAACGTCGTGAGACAGTTCGGTCCCTATCTGCCGTGGACGTTGGAGATTTGAGAGGAGCTGTTCCTAGTACGAGAGGACCGGAATGGACGAACCGCTGGTGTTCGGGTTGTGATGCCAATCGCATTGCCCGGTAGCTATGTTCGGACGGGATAACCGCTGAAAGCATCTAAGCGGGAAGCCCCCCTCAAGATGAGATCTCCCTGGATCTTGAATCCTCTGAAGGGCCCTTGAAGACCACAAGGTTGATAGGTGGGGTGTGTAAGTGCTGTGAGGCATTGAGCTAACCCATACTAATTGCCCGTGCGGCTTGGCCATATAAGCTAAGAGACTTGGTTAAGCACTGGATAGACGAAGAGATTTTGTGATCGTCGCAAGCGCATGAAGATGCGAATAATCAAATTAGAGCCACCCTTATTTGAGTAAACCGGCGGCTGTGAGCGAGCGAAGAGTGAGCGAGCAGAGGAAGTAAGTCCGAGAGACTCAGCCAGAATTGCCTGGCGACCATAGCGACGTGGAACCACCTGATTCCATCCCGAACTCAGAAGTGAAACGCGTCAGCGCCGATGGTAGTGTGGGGTTTCCCCATGTGAGAGTAGGTCATCGCCAGGCATTGAAACACAGCAACCCCTGATCGGCAACGGTCAGGGGTTTTGCTTTTGCGGCGAAAAAAGCGCTGGCCTTGCTCGGCTTCCCGAAATGGGTGAGGGAGTGGGGGAAAGGCGCATCGTATCGGCCGCTTCCTCTCCCCCAGACAGCTGCGTTATCCCCAGTAACGATCCACATAGCCCTGAATTGCTTGCCGCATGAAACGGCTGGAGGCTTCTGCCTGCTCCTCCCAGGCAAAGACACAGCTGGACAGCACCCCGTCAAAGCCGCACTCATGCAGTGTTCTGAAAAACACGTCCCAGTCAATTTCGCCCTCCCCGATATTGAGGTGCTGATGCACCCGTGCGGTAGAGCCCGGAGGATTGACAATATAGCGTAGCTGAGAGGAGGCCTTGTGGTTAAAGGTATCGGCAATACGGGCGTGCGCAAGTAGTCCCTGGGTCGCACGGATACTCTCGGCGAGATCATCAGCATAATAAAAACTATGGGGCGCGATATAGGAGCACTTTACCGCGGGGGAGTTGATGGTCTTGATGATCTCAACCGCCGGGTCGATACGCTCCAGCCAGTCTTCTGGATGAGGTTCAATACTGAGAGTAAGTCCTTCGCGCTCCAGCAGGGGGACCAGGACATCCATACTACGCCAGAATGCATTTTCACAGGCTTCAGCAGTATGGCTGCCCGTGCGATCTGCTGCTGATCGTTCTGGAGAACCTCCACGACCAAATTCGGAAACCAGCAGTGGTGCATCCATATCGACGGCAATCTCGATGGTGCGTTTCCAGTTATCGATGGCCACCTCCCATTCGTCACGATACGGGCTTGACCAGCGATACATGGGCTGAAGTGAAGCCAGCCCCACATTATGCTGCTTCAGTGCCTGCTTGAACGTCTGGATACGTTCGGGATACACCCGTGGACGTGTCCACCACTGCAGAAAATCTGCACGTGGTGACAGCTCGATATAGTCGTATCCCAGTTCTTTTGTCAGTCTGCAAATTTCCGGTAATGACAAATGGCGATGCATGTATGGATCAAGGGCTATTTTCATTGTCGTCTCATTCTGGTTGAAGGAAAAGGCACCTGCACCATCGGCCATCGTGAATGTTTCCGGGCGCGAATATTTCAGGCGTTAGTCGCCGTGTAGGTGAGGAATGGCAGGGTATATTGCAGAAGACCGCGGCGCTTATGCACAACGGTATCCTTCATAGTAGTAAGCAGCCGTATGGCCATTTGTTCTAATGGATGAGCCAGCACTACATCCACTTCACCCCGGGCCAAGGCTTCCCGGGTCAGATCGGTAAGATCGTGGCATATTGTCACCAGCTTTCGTGACGGATGGTCACGCAGAGCCTGCAACACTCCCTCTATCCCGCCACCCGCCAGATACAGGCCTACCAAATCGGGATGCTGAGCCAGCAGCTCTTCTGTGGTTGCGCACGCCAGAGGGATATCCTCCAGGCTGATCATCGTTTCGAGAACCTGAAACTCTGGTGCTGACTCACGCATGTAGGCACGGAAGCTGATCTCATTCTCTTCCTGATTCTGATAGCGATGGCTGCCAATCATCAGGCCAATCTTGCCGGACTGACGACTGAGTCGTGACATCATCCAGGCCGCCGTTCGTCCTACTTTGCGATTATCCAGTCCGATGTATCCTGCCCGATTGGCCGCAGACAGGTCTGATATCAATGCAATGACGGGGGTTCCATGGAGGGCGAGCTGATCGATCGCCTGATTAATCAGTGGATGGTCGGCAGCCACTACGGCCAGTACATCACAGCGCTCAGCAAGACGGCGCATCTGATCAATGATCATCTGCGGCACCAGCTCTTCGAGAAAGATAATCTCCAGGCTGTCATATTCATGACCATTGCTTTTCATTGCTTCATTGAGAGCAGATGCGCAGTCTACATAGAAGCGTGTACTGCGTTTCTGCAAAATGACCGCCAGGCGGCATCCCGCTGCGGAGTCCTTGGCTCGTTTGCGAATTAGCCCTGTACGGGGAAAGCCAATACGTTCAGCCGCCTCCAGAACTCGCTGAACCGTTTCCTCATTGACAGGAGCCCGCTTGTTGATAACGCGATCTACGGTTGCAATGCCCACGCCTGCAGCTTTAGCCAGATCGGTCGTAGTGGGTGATTTGTGCATTGTCCATACTCCGGTAATGGGGAGGAGTTATTCTTCCTGTCATGTGCGATGAAAGATAACGTCTGATGGTTTTATCACAGAAAAACCAGCCAGCCTCCCCCGGGCAGACGACTTACTGATAATCGACCCACACGCCTCCGGCATCGGCAGAACGGACGCAGTTTGCTACCCAGCGAACCCCTTCTACACCTGCATGGATATCGGGGTAGCGTAGTGTCGACAGGTATTCCTGATCCTTTCTGTCTGAGGCATCCATGGCCAGAGCGAAGCGGTAGTAAAGATTGGACCAGGCTTCAAAGAGGCCTTCAGGATGGCCACCGCCGATACGATCATCCAGTAGCGCATCGGGATGCAGATAGGACATGCCACGTTCCAGAATCTGTGCCGGTTTCCCCTGTATTTCAAACGACAGCTGATTAGGGTGTTCATCCCACCACTCAATACTGGCTTTGGAGCCTATGACACGGATTTTTTGCCCGTGCATGGACCCTGCATTGACAGCGGATGACCAGACAAACCCCATGGCGCCGCTGCTGTAACGCATCAGGGTGTACGCGTTATCTTCCAGAGGAGCACGGCTTTTGACAAAGCTCTGCCGGGTGCACATCAGGCTCTCTATTTTCAGTTCCGGCAGCATCACTTCGGAAAGATAAAGAGGGTGGGTACCCACATCGCCCAGTACGTAGCTCGGGCCTGCAAACTTCGGGTCAACCCGCCATCTGGTAGCGGGATTGGCCTCTTCTACGGCCTCACTGTGGAATCCGTGAGCAAACTGCATATTAACGATGCGAATATCTCCCAGCTCACCAGCGGCAATCATGGCTCGTGCCTGCTCAATAAGCTGATGGCCGGCATAGCCATAGGTGACACCTACAATCCTGTTTCGGCTCAAGGCCAGTTCTCTGAGTTCTTCTGCTTCGGCAACGCTAAAACAAAGAGGCTTTTCGCAAACGACATGCAGCCCTGCTATCAGTGCGGCTTTGCAAATAGCGAAGTGAGTGCCATTGGGAGTGGCGACGGATACTGCTTGTATACCATCAGGGCGCGGTGCTTCCGCGGCAAACATCTCCTGATAGCTGTCATAGCAGCGTTGTGGATCAAGCCCCAGACTGGTACCAAACTCTCTGCCGCGTGCCGGGTTAATATCAAATGCTCCTGCAACCAGCTGGAAGGTGTTATCACGCATGGCGGCGGAGCGGTGAATATAGCCAATCTGACTGCCCTGGCCCCCTCCTACCATGGCCCAGCGGATCGGATGTGCAGTGCGTTTTTCACCGTTGATCATGTTGTTATCCTTGGCCAGCATCTGGCTGTGCAGTCGCGCGTTGATAAGTCATGCGCATCATGTTTCACGATCTGTTCTGCCTTCGGGACGGGCAAGAGCAAGAGAGGAGACTTAGTGGTTGAATCCCACCTGAGCTAAATAGAGGCGGCTTTCAGTCACGTCACGCAGGCTGGTATCGCTGTTGCACGGATCTCTTTCCTGCTCAATGGTGATAAAACCGTGATAGTCGATGTCTTCCAGACAGGCTTTGAGAGCTGTGTAGTCAATGGCACCTTTACCGATAGGGCACATTACCCCCCGTGCACAGGCATCGAAGAATTTTATTTCTTCCTGCATTATCTGCTGGTAGAGAGAGGAGTCGATATCCTTGAAATGGATATAGTCAATATTATCGGAGTATTTGCGCAGCCAGGTTTCCGGGTCCATCCCTGAGTAATAAAGATGACCAGTATCCAGGCAAAGACCGGCAATATCGTAGCTAATATCAGTAACCAGCTTTTCTATTTCATCAGCAAATTCTATATACCCACCCGCATGAGGATGAATGACGGACCTGACACCGTATTTATTTGCTACGGAGGCAATAGCGCGGATATGTGTCATCATCTGCTGCCAGTGTTGTTCGGACAGACGTGGTGCCGTATCGCTATGCCCTGCCTTGATATCACGCTCAGGATGTCCCCAATCGATGATCACCAGATAAGGAAGAGGAAACTTTTGGCTCTTTTCTGCTGCAGGCATCGGCAGCCGGGTAATGAACTGGCAGATGTTCTCAGCCTGTTGCAGCAAGTTTGTCAGGTTGGAAGGTTCAACCAGATCGTCGAAGATCGTTCCCGCAATAATATTCAGATTCAGACTCTGCAGCTCACGGGAAACAGTGTCTATATCCAGTGGAATATAACCATAGGGGCCGAGTTCAATACCTTTATAGCCGGCAGTGGATGCTTCATGAAGCACCTTCTTCCAGTGAGGTAGAAAAGGGTTTTTAGGATCGTCGACACCCCAGCAGCAAGGTGCGCTGGCAATTTTGATACTCATGATAATTTACACCCTGTTTTATCAGCTGAGCGTGAGCTAATAGCGATTCGTTGTATTTTTCAGTGATGTTTTAATTAATTGCAGTTGTTCAGATATGACCGTTATTTAAAAAAGAGTCATACTTTTTAAGAAGAATTCTATTGAGATTGTTATTTGTATTGTGTTTGCTGAGTGTACGAGTTTCTGCAGTGCGTACAATTGTCAGCTATCATTTCATATCATGTATTATCTTCGTGGCTGGAGCATTGCGTGATAGAACTATCATGTGTTGTCGAGTTGTTCCTCCCGGAGGCCTTATATCTGTGAACGTTATAATGGACCGCCAGGCTGCCGTCGGGGGCGCGCTTTGCAAAAAGGCCCGTCACGCTAAGGTTATTGACATTGTGCTGACATTTGCACAGGACGCCGGAAGTACCTTGATCCCCTTATCACCGGGTAGGATTGCTGTAGATGAAATCTGTCGCCATTGTTGTCTTCCCTGATGTTCTGCTGCTGGATGTGGCTGGCCCGATGGATGTCTTTGCTATTGCCAACCGCTATCTGGCACCGGAGCATGCCTACCGCATTACTACCGTCGGTGCTGAGAGTACCGCCGTGCGGGCCTCCAACGGTCTGCGTGTGCTTGCCGATGAGAGTATTGATAGTGCTCCCCAGGCTTACGATCTCCTGCTGGTGCCCGGTGGACCTGGTGCCTACAACGACATCCCCACCTGTCTGTTACCGTGGCTGCAGGACAGTGCCAGTCAGTCGCAGCATTATGGTTCCATTTGTACGGGGGCCTTTCTGCTGGGGCATGCAGGTCTGCTGGATGGTCACCGTGTTACTACGCACTGGAATTACACCGAACGCCTGTCCCGGCTGTTTCCTGCAGCACAGGTCGAAACCAATCATATCTACCTTCAGGATCGTTACCTGCTGACGTCCGGAGGGGTGACCGCAGGTATTGATCTGGCCCTGTCGGTTGTTGAAGCTGATCATGGCCGTCAGCTGGCACTGACGGTTGCTAAGGTTATTCTGGTGGCGATGAAACGGCAGGGAGGGCAGGGCCAGTTTGGGCCGATGCTGTCTACGGTGGCGAGGGAGGATACGCCAGTATCGCGTGTTCAGTCCTATGTACTGGCGCATATCGACGAGTCGTTTACGGTCGAGCGGATGGCGTCTCTGGCAGCAATGAGTGCCCGTAGCTTTGCCCGGCAGTTTGTTAAAGAAAGCCGCTGTACGCCCATGGAGTTTGTGCTGGGGGCGCGTATTGATCACGCCCGGAAAATGCTGGAAACAACCGAGCTGCCAATGAAGACCGTGGCCTATCACAGTGGTTTTGGTAGTGACCGGCATATGCGGCTGTTGTTTACGGAGCGTCTGGGATTAACGCCATCGCAGTATCGTGAGCGGTTTGGCTTCGACATCTAGCCTTGCACTGCGCTGTTATCAGGCAATGCCGGGGGGTGGCTGAATCCATCCTCGATTTGGCTGTTTCTGTCCCATTATCTGCATTGCAGGAAAAACTCAGACAGCGATGATAAAGGACTACTCATTGCCAGGGAGAGTGCTGAGCCATCCGGACTGATGCATTGCTGCGTAGCCCTGTGAGAGAGGATATCGCCTCTACCGCACAGCGTAGCAGTCGCTGCTTCCGGCTGATTCATCAGGACCGATGAATTCGTCTGGCTTCAGTGTGAATAATGCAGATGACTATGCCGCGAGCCGATCAGAGTGAACAGACGTTTTGCTTTGATGCTTTTACCTTCCATATTCAGCGCCGTCTGGTGACAGAGCAGGGGCAGCCAGTGCGACTGGGGAGCCGTGCGCTGGATATTCTGCAGTTGCTGCTGGAAAACGCTGGCAAAGTGGTCAGCAAAGAACAGCTGATCGCCTACGTGTGGCCCCACTCCATCGTGGAAGATATCAACCTGCGGGTACATATCGCGGCACTGCGCCGTGCACTGCACGATGGCGAGGATGGGCGTCGTTACATCATCACTGTTCCTCAGCGTGGTTATAGTTTTGTTGCCGCCGGTGTCCGGCAGGCTGAAGCTGCCGGACACCCGTCTGGTACGGATCCTGAGCAGACGCTTATTGCCGCGCCGACAGCCACACACAGCTATTCTCTCCCAGTCAGTGCCGCGGCTATCGAGGGCCGTGATGAGCTGGTGGAAGAGCTGGTGCAGCGGTTGCTTTCGCATCGTCTGGTGACTCTGACAGGGCCCGGTGGCGTTGGTAAAAGCTGCACAGCATTACAGGTGGCGGAGCGGGTACGGGGGGTCTATCAGCAGCAGATCTGCATGATCGATTTTTCTGCAGGTCAGGATCCGGTCGCCGTGGCGACCTTGCTCAGCCGTCAGCTGGGGCTGGAGATCAGTGGTCATCCTCACGCCGAACGCCAGCAGCCACGGTTACTGATTTTTGATAACTGTGATAGCCAGCTGAATACCTGTGCAGATATGGCTGAGTCTCTGCTGAAAAGTGTGTCTCAGCTTTCTATTCTGGTGACCAGCTGCGAAGCCCTGCGTATTGAAGGTGAGTATGTGCAGGTTTTACAGCCACTGCCTTATCCGTCACTGGCAAAGGATCAGCAGCCTGAGCGCCTGCTGTCATTTCCCTCTGTGCGTCTGTTGCTCAAGCGCATCCAGGCACGGCAGCAGGACTTTACCCTTAGCGCGGCCAACGCGCCGCTGCTGTGTGACATCTGTCGCCGGCTGGATGGGATGCCTCTGGCTCTGGAGCTGGCGGCATTTCACAGTGAAGCCTATGGAGTACAGGGGCTGTGTCAGCTGTTGGATGAGCATTTTGCGTTTTTGCGGCTGGAGCGTCGTGCCGCCAGCGGCCGTCATCAGTCACTGCAGGCCGTGGTACGCTCTGGCTATGACAACCTGACGGAGCTGGAGCGTGTATGCTTCAAGCGTCTGGGCGTGTTGCGCACGGTGTTTACCCTCAATGTGGCCCTGAAGGTACTGGGCAGCAGGCAGCTCAGTGATGCCTGTATTGTCGAAGCCCTGACCGGGCTGGTGGCCAAATCGATGGTGCAGGTGGATGCGCTGGGGGGAATCGCCCGTTATCGGTTGCTGCATGCGACCCGGGCATTTGCTCTTGAGCTGCTGCAGCAAACGGGGGAACTTGCTGCCATGCAGCGGCGTTATGCAGAGGTGTGTTGCCAGTCCTTCAGAAAAGAAGCAGTAAGTAAGGAGCCCTCACACTGGCAGAGTGCACTGCTGATCTGATATTCACCGGCCGTCAGACCCGCTCAGTCCGACTGTTCCCGTCTCCCCGTCTGGCGTTTAGTGGGAGGTAAGCGGTTGCCATTGCTGCAACAGTGCCCCGACGCGCAGCATATCCGGAGTGGCAAAACCTTCGCTGAACTTGCCGTAGACCGGCGCCAGCAGTTCGTATGCGTCAGCCTGACGTCCCTGGCTGTGCCAGAGCTCTGCCAGGCTGGTCGCGCTGCGCAGTTCCCAGATCAGTGCTCCTTGCTCGCGCGCAATCTGTAATGCCCTCGTCAGCACCTGTTCAGCTGTGTCGGCATCTGCCGCAGGTTGCGACAGCAGATGATCCGCCTTCACTCTCAGTAACTCTGCTGTGGCCCAGCCGGTCAGACCACGCTCTGCGCGCTCCAGTAGCGCCGGACTGGCGAAGCTGGCTCGCAGCGTGGCGATGAATTCGCCAATCATGGTGGCCGGTGGCTGAGGCGGTTGCGGATAAGGACCATGGCTGTCCACTAGCGGCAGATACAGGCGCTGGTAATAGGGTACCCAGTTCTGGAAGAACACCACGGTGTGCCGGTGAGTCAGCTGGGCCAGCAGGGTAAGCCGCTGAATGGCCAGCGGATGCTTGCCGTTGTGAAAGGCGATCACAAAACCTGCCATGCACAGGGTGTAGCAAATGGACGTGGCATGATCGATCCGGGTGGCACGCTCCAGCGCCAGTGTCGCGACCTGACAGGCCTGCTCGGTTAACCCCTGCAGCCAGAGAATACGTGCCTGTAGCGTCAGGGTGGCAACATGCAGATCGTACTGGACCCCCAGATTGTGGGTGACATAGCAGGGGGCATGCTGATCAGGTAGCTGACTGCCAATGCTGTCCAGCAGCTGGCGGGCCTGCCGCTGCTGTCCGGCATAGTGCAGCGCCAGCGCCTGCAGGCGCCTGCTGGTAATCCACACCACGGGCTCGCGTTGCCAGTTCAGTTTCTCGAACTGCTGGCCTTGCTGCAGCCCGGCACGATAATCGCTGCGGCTGAGATTGATCGTCATCTGTCCGGAAATGGCTTGCAGTTGTCCCATCCGATGCTGGCACTGCTCAGCCAGATGGTGGGCGGCGGTGAAGGCCGCCCAGGTTTCCAGGGTATCTCCACGGCAGTGAAACCAGGCACTGCCGAGCAACAGTTGCAGTTGCATGGTGAGCTCGGCGGAGCGTGCGGCGGTTTCACAACTCAACGCCTGTTGCAGATAGCGGCTGTATTCCTGCAGCAAAGACAGCTCCTGCCACAACGGCGAAGACTCGAGGATCAGGCTGATAGCCAGGGCATGATGCAGAGGCCTGTCCAGGGCCCAGTTCATCGCTGCACGCAGTTCGTTCAGCTGCGCCTCACACTGTTGCCGCCAGCCCGGGTCGGACTGCTGCTCCCATTGCTTTCTGGCACGCTTCATCTGCAGCAGACAAAAGTTGGCGTGGTGCAGGGCCGCCAGATCATCCTCCTGCACCTGCTGCAGCTGACCGCGTGCATAGCAGCGTGTGGTAGCCAGCAGGTAGTAACGAAGTGTCAGGTGGCTGTTGTCGACGTTCAGCAATGACTTGTTCACCAGTTCGGCTATGGCCGGCAACAACTGACTGGCTGACAGTGGACCCCAGGGAGCCACCGCGATGGCCGACTCCAGGGTAAAGCGTCCCTCGAAAATGCTCAGCCGGCGCAGGCTCTGCTGCGCCTGCTCGCACAACAGCTCGTAGCTCCAGTCCAGTGTGGCCCGCAACGTCTGATGACGGGGTAGGGCAGTACGGCGGCCCTGTGTCAGCAAACGGAAGCTGTTCTGCAACTGAAACAGCAGATCACGCAGGCCTATGCTGCTGAGGTGAGCGGCAGCCAGTTCGATGGCCAGTGGAATGCCGTCCAGCCGCTGACAAATCTGAACTACCAGCGCCAGTTCCTGAGCATCCGGCGCAAAGTGGCCGGCACAGCCCTGCGCACGCTCCACAAACAGCTGAATAGCAGGAAAATTCAGGACAGTGTGCGGTTCGGCCATCTGTGTGGTGGGGTAAGCCAGCGCATTGAGGCGAATCACTTGCTCCCCTTCGATATTCAGTGGTTCACGGCTGGTGCAGAGCAGGTGCAGGTGCGGTGCATGGCGCAGCAGGCTGTCGGCCAGTGCGGCGATGTCATCAATCAGGTGCTCACAGTTATCGACGACCAGCAGCATGTGGCGGTTCTGCAGGTGTTGGTAGAGCTGCGGCAACGGGTCGCCGTGTGTAGCGGGCAGCTCCAGTACCTTGCTCAGTACCATGCTGATGGCCGACTCGTCGCGCAGCGGCGCCAGATCCAGCAGCCGAATACCCTGTGCAAACTGGCCAAGCAGCAGCTCCGCTGTGCGCAGTGCCACGGTGGTTTTACCGATGCCGCCGATGCC
This Pokkaliibacter sp. MBI-7 DNA region includes the following protein-coding sequences:
- a CDS encoding Gfo/Idh/MocA family oxidoreductase, coding for MINGEKRTAHPIRWAMVGGGQGSQIGYIHRSAAMRDNTFQLVAGAFDINPARGREFGTSLGLDPQRCYDSYQEMFAAEAPRPDGIQAVSVATPNGTHFAICKAALIAGLHVVCEKPLCFSVAEAEELRELALSRNRIVGVTYGYAGHQLIEQARAMIAAGELGDIRIVNMQFAHGFHSEAVEEANPATRWRVDPKFAGPSYVLGDVGTHPLYLSEVMLPELKIESLMCTRQSFVKSRAPLEDNAYTLMRYSSGAMGFVWSSAVNAGSMHGQKIRVIGSKASIEWWDEHPNQLSFEIQGKPAQILERGMSYLHPDALLDDRIGGGHPEGLFEAWSNLYYRFALAMDASDRKDQEYLSTLRYPDIHAGVEGVRWVANCVRSADAGGVWVDYQ
- a CDS encoding GlxA family transcriptional regulator, translated to MKSVAIVVFPDVLLLDVAGPMDVFAIANRYLAPEHAYRITTVGAESTAVRASNGLRVLADESIDSAPQAYDLLLVPGGPGAYNDIPTCLLPWLQDSASQSQHYGSICTGAFLLGHAGLLDGHRVTTHWNYTERLSRLFPAAQVETNHIYLQDRYLLTSGGVTAGIDLALSVVEADHGRQLALTVAKVILVAMKRQGGQGQFGPMLSTVAREDTPVSRVQSYVLAHIDESFTVERMASLAAMSARSFARQFVKESRCTPMEFVLGARIDHARKMLETTELPMKTVAYHSGFGSDRHMRLLFTERLGLTPSQYRERFGFDI
- a CDS encoding winged helix-turn-helix domain-containing protein, coding for MPRADQSEQTFCFDAFTFHIQRRLVTEQGQPVRLGSRALDILQLLLENAGKVVSKEQLIAYVWPHSIVEDINLRVHIAALRRALHDGEDGRRYIITVPQRGYSFVAAGVRQAEAAGHPSGTDPEQTLIAAPTATHSYSLPVSAAAIEGRDELVEELVQRLLSHRLVTLTGPGGVGKSCTALQVAERVRGVYQQQICMIDFSAGQDPVAVATLLSRQLGLEISGHPHAERQQPRLLIFDNCDSQLNTCADMAESLLKSVSQLSILVTSCEALRIEGEYVQVLQPLPYPSLAKDQQPERLLSFPSVRLLLKRIQARQQDFTLSAANAPLLCDICRRLDGMPLALELAAFHSEAYGVQGLCQLLDEHFAFLRLERRAASGRHQSLQAVVRSGYDNLTELERVCFKRLGVLRTVFTLNVALKVLGSRQLSDACIVEALTGLVAKSMVQVDALGGIARYRLLHATRAFALELLQQTGELAAMQRRYAEVCCQSFRKEAVSKEPSHWQSALLI
- a CDS encoding LacI family DNA-binding transcriptional regulator — protein: MHKSPTTTDLAKAAGVGIATVDRVINKRAPVNEETVQRVLEAAERIGFPRTGLIRKRAKDSAAGCRLAVILQKRSTRFYVDCASALNEAMKSNGHEYDSLEIIFLEELVPQMIIDQMRRLAERCDVLAVVAADHPLINQAIDQLALHGTPVIALISDLSAANRAGYIGLDNRKVGRTAAWMMSRLSRQSGKIGLMIGSHRYQNQEENEISFRAYMRESAPEFQVLETMISLEDIPLACATTEELLAQHPDLVGLYLAGGGIEGVLQALRDHPSRKLVTICHDLTDLTREALARGEVDVVLAHPLEQMAIRLLTTMKDTVVHKRRGLLQYTLPFLTYTATNA
- a CDS encoding TIM barrel protein; amino-acid sequence: MSIKIASAPCCWGVDDPKNPFLPHWKKVLHEASTAGYKGIELGPYGYIPLDIDTVSRELQSLNLNIIAGTIFDDLVEPSNLTNLLQQAENICQFITRLPMPAAEKSQKFPLPYLVIIDWGHPERDIKAGHSDTAPRLSEQHWQQMMTHIRAIASVANKYGVRSVIHPHAGGYIEFADEIEKLVTDISYDIAGLCLDTGHLYYSGMDPETWLRKYSDNIDYIHFKDIDSSLYQQIMQEEIKFFDACARGVMCPIGKGAIDYTALKACLEDIDYHGFITIEQERDPCNSDTSLRDVTESRLYLAQVGFNH
- a CDS encoding sugar phosphate isomerase/epimerase gives rise to the protein MKIALDPYMHRHLSLPEICRLTKELGYDYIELSPRADFLQWWTRPRVYPERIQTFKQALKQHNVGLASLQPMYRWSSPYRDEWEVAIDNWKRTIEIAVDMDAPLLVSEFGRGGSPERSAADRTGSHTAEACENAFWRSMDVLVPLLEREGLTLSIEPHPEDWLERIDPAVEIIKTINSPAVKCSYIAPHSFYYADDLAESIRATQGLLAHARIADTFNHKASSQLRYIVNPPGSTARVHQHLNIGEGEIDWDVFFRTLHECGFDGVLSSCVFAWEEQAEASSRFMRQAIQGYVDRYWG